Part of the Zingiber officinale cultivar Zhangliang chromosome 8A, Zo_v1.1, whole genome shotgun sequence genome, CTTGGTCCCTTACTTAAGTGTGAACATACTCAGGCTGATCTTTTGATGCCTCATGCAGTTGACAAAATGGTGCAAGAAGGCTTTGTGAAAATCTTTGAAGCATCAAATGGACTCGACTGGGAGTCGGTTGAACCATTTTTGTGTCGAACCGGAAAGAGTGGTGAAAAAGACTTGGCATTTAACGTCATCTGTGTATTGATAAAGGTCTAAAGTGTTTTCAAATTTGAGCAGATGTTCCTCTGAGTCGATCGCTCCTCCATATTCTTCGATCATCAAAGGTCGGAAGTGGTTCAGCAATCTGTCGTCCAAAATTTCTTGAGAGGATGACATGCTTATCCTCTCGAAAGAACAATTAGGGGCATGAGTCTTTCCCATTCGTAGCTCTCGAATGGGTGCATCCCTAGAAGATGATCCTGAGGGCCTTTCTGCTTGACCTATATCGTCAAACGGTGTGCAAAACAATGCCCGATGATACACAATTGGGGATGGGGGCACGAGCGATTAGCTGATTGGCTGTGGACGAAGCTAGCTGAAAGAGGATGAACTGGTTAGCACTCGATCGGTCCCTCCACTTTGGTCTCTTGCTTAGTGTGAGGGTCCACTATTAACACAGCTGAGTTGCTCTGCAAAGGGAACCCAACTACTGCTTGTTGTCGTTGTACCAATCTTTGAGCTCGGGCAGCTATTAGTAGCTCTAAGTTTTCTTGTGATAAGGTAATGGTAGTGAGTcatccagcctcttccatctccGGGTTTTAGATTTAGACGAAGTTCCCACAGAGATAgtgtcaaatttgatcatgtctaaaATCAGGGAAGATGGCGCACTGGCAAATGACTCTGATATTGACTGGGAGAAAACTCTTAGTTGTAAAAAATGACTCCAAGCGGTCCTACGTGACAAAAGGAACGTTAGTAACTGCATAGGGATGGATCCCTGGCGCAAGCACTCTGGCGCTCAAATCAGTGATCTAGTTGAAGATGATGAACGGTAGAATGAACAGTGATTATGGATGCGTAAAGTTGCGTAGCATTGCGCAGTTGCGCCTGTAGATGGAGATCCCTTTTTATAGTACTGTTATTTGTTTATGTACATATCTCAAAGCATTTTTAGAAAAGGATAGACCATAAAGATACTCTGATACCTTTCCCAAAATTGACCTGCATTCTTTGCATAGAAACTTCTGCCATACAACTGGCACAAAGAATATTTCCTTGATTCTCTGACAGCTGTTACACAAAACAACAAGAAAGAATATGGGATTGTTGGATTGAGGGGTCCTAAGTATGCTTAGTTGGCAAACTGATCGGGTTCCCTTCAACAATCTAATTGATTGTCGTATGTAAGAGCATTCAGATTATATCTAAGGAAAGTCATCAAAGACTCGGTCTTTGCTCGGTCTCCCAGTTTGGTCAATGAATCTCGTAAGATCAAGTATCCAGTGTCCGATCGGGCGTATGATCCGATCTGCTAAATCACTCATCGAAATAGTAACTCATGCTATCTTGAGTGACGAAAATGACTCTGCTCTGAATGACACTTGCTTAGCTCAGGGGTTCCATCTATACTGAGAGACTCGAGCTCCGATCGAACCAAGAATCCAATTGAATGACCAAGACAATCAATTCTGTTGGTCCCGAATATTGATCCCTTCTTTACTTCGATTGTCATATCAATCGATTTTCTTGACTTCGACCCGTTCCATGGGTTCCATCTTACTCATAGTATCAATATGCATGAAGTCCGAATACTTGAATTATTTTTGTAGTTTTTTTTAATCTAGTTTCAATCAAATAATTAATGAGTTTCTAACTCTCTTAATTTTTCCATAAAAAACATttctgttaaatcttttaaccaaaCTGTTCTTAATTAGCATTCTTTCTCTTCAACGTTGAACACTTTTTTCTTCACCTTTATTATCGAACCAGAGCAATTTCCAGCCAATTGAGAATCGTCAACGTTGATGTCCCTTCTCAACTTTCACAACCCTTCAATCATTAGATTCCATGAAGATACCTAATTCGCCATTTTTTTATAGCTTAGGAACTAATAGAAAACTCTGAGATTTTAAGCTGAGGAAAGAAGGAACGCAAATGAGATGAAGTTGCATTGATTAAACTGGCCTTAATTGTGCTGAAAAGAAGCATCAAATATGCATCTTTTCCAGTGCTTTGTACAATGTTAGACCAGATCTATCTGATCGAAAAGCATTACAGAAAACGAAAAAGAATTGTGTTTTTTCAGCAATTGCACGTACCAGATTCGCCACCTGAAGCGGAGAAGACCCGAACAATCGAACTGCAAGAgacatgaaaaggaaaaaaagctTAATTTATGTTCATCTTCACCTGTGAACTCTGTTGCCCTctgtctctgttctccatctgccTGCAGCTTATTTGGACCTTCAGTGCTTCTTCCACCAGAGTTTTCCTGTACAGCTTCTCCTCCGCGTCCCTGAGGAACTTGAAGGTTGGCGGTGGAGATGAAGAAGCTTCAGGCTGCGAGTGGAGCATGGTTTTCTTTTGACAAGCCATTGGAGTCAGAGCAGGGGAGGAAAGAGGAGTCGCAGTGGGAGTTTCATTAGACTGAAGCAAGTCCCTCAAGCTCTTCCTGATGGGACCTTTCTTGCTCCCACAAGACTCCAAGTCATCCTGCGTCTCCTCTTCGATGGTGAAGAGAGACCTCTGGTAACCTGCAAGGCACATCAGCTCTGCGTCGTCTTCTAATGGCTTCGGCTGGCCATGGCCGTCGTCGGAATGGTCTGCTCCAGTGCAGATTCCGTCAGAATTGAGAGCTGCGGGGATTAGAAAACTAGGCTTCTTCCAGCAGAAGAGGTAGGGGAGCTCCTTCCCAGGGATGGAGAAGCTCCGCTCGATGTCTACGttacttcttctcttcttccaccagAAGAAATAGTACAACTCCGCAACAAGGGCCAACAAAAGGCAACCCGAGACGATGCTCAGGCCAATCCCCAAACATCCCAATGGTTTCATCTCTCCGCAAGCATCGCCCGGTGAAACTGAGCGAGATTAGAACTTTACCATCGAGATGGCATTTTGGAATCAGGAAACTGAGAATCCTACATCAAGTTGGAAGCTTTGCCAGCAAGATCGCATTTTGAGGACTCCGAGCTCGCCCGTGAGAGGAGAACATGCGGCTCTTTGGCAGCTTTTTGGGAGGAGAAAAggcacgagagagagagagagtatcaGCGAGGGCGGTCAAGGTTTAGAGATGGCGAGTGGCGATggcgtggtggtggtggtggtggctggacgGTGGATTTGGATGGTGGGTGAGGGTGCGTTGTTTCCGAGAGCGGGTCACAtgggagaggagaagtgggcgcGGTGTCGTTTCTGGGAAGCTGTCACTGTGTGCGGCCATGAATGAGATGATATGGGTTCGGAGAGCGTTCCGCCAATTACAAGATTAGCAGCGTCTTGTTTCGCTATTTATATCTAGTTATGACAACAATGTTATTACAATATAATTTTACGATGATTTCATATAATTTGAGTACCTCATGATCGTCTATGCAGATGTAACCCAGTTGAtactcaaataaaatttatcatcaGTAATTTATCCCTTTGTGTAATTTGAATGACACTTTTGCCTTTATGTTTTCAGCTCTTCGAGTCCACCAAACTTTTCATTGAGCTGCAGAAGAACAACTAGAACTAAGCAACACTTTGATTCGAGCTGAAAGTTTTCAGCTCTTTGTGTCTTTCCTTAATTCatttattaagtaaaattaaagtataatttgcacatttaaaaattaatttttaaaatatttaactcAACTAAGATTTaatgggggaaaagaggagtccTTCCCTGCAACTGAGCGTTTTCTCACCTTATCTTCCTCCTCGTTTCCTATCCTTTCCTTGGGCGATTTCTTGGAAATCGCCTTGCCATTACACAGCAACGCCCCCAATCAGCCAAGTCCATGATGTGAACGCGATGATCAATCTACTTCATATATTTTGCCATTTGAGGAGCAAACCGACCAAGTGTCGATCCTCGTCCGCGACGCCGAATGTCTAAGCCGCAGGCGGTCGAGATCGGGATACCGATGAATGGGATCGGCAACGGCGCACCGGCGCCGGAACCTCCCAACGAGCCACCACAACGACGGCAACACGCGGGCTGGGAGCGAAACGATCGCAACGTCGTCCTCCTCGTCGCCACGCTCATCACCACGCTCACCTACCAGCTAGGCACCAACCTTCCCAGCGGCTACTACCAAGAAGACGGCGCCGGGTACCAGGCCGGCGACTCCATTCTCCGCCACAAGCACCACCACCGCTATTGGCTCTTCATGACCGGCAGCTGGACCGGGTTCGGTAGCTCCATGCTCATGACGCTCGCGCTGCTCACCGGCGCCCCCACCGGCTCGCGCCTCATCCGGTGGCCCTTCGCCGTCGCCTACTCCTCCCTCGTCCTTACCTTCATCTCGTCGCAGCCCAAGACGAAGCTCTCGTTAGACATCCTCCTCTGGATTTTCGTCCTCTTCATCCTTTGGGCCGCCGTCAGTTTCGAACAGCGGGAGATGAGCATTCCGGAGGCGCTTGGCGCCCTCAAAGGCTTCGTCGGCCGGCGTTTCTGCCGTTAATTTGTTCGATTTCTGTTCTGATCCATTCATCGATCGCAAGCTTGCTCTGTACTGTGAGAAAATAGCGTGTTTTTACTTTTTATTACATTATTATCTTTGTCCGTTCTATGCGTACAAAGTAAGCGTCAATTAGCAAGGAGACAAATTCCGAAATTCGACACGGTCATGAGTCGACGGAATCTTCCTCGTACTCCCACAGCCCCACGGCCCGGACGAAGCAGGTGGAGCCGCCGACGACCAAGGCGGCGAAGAGAGGCGGCACCACCATGTCCATCGCCGACCGCCGGAAGAGCCCCGCCGGGACACACACCACCTCTCGAGGCCCCTCCGTAGGGACCCGCACCATCGGGGCGGACCCCCCGGCGCACGCGCGGGAGAAGGAGGAGCTCGGCATGGCGGCCCACACGAAGGCCAGCTCCGGGGAGAAGGACGCGATGGCGACAGTGGCGGTGAGGAGGGCCGACCACGCGACCGCGTAGAGGAGAAGCGGGCGACGACGGAGGAGAAGCACCGCCCGTAGAGCCGCCGGGAGGAAGGCGAGCGCCATGGCGATCGAGTTGGGAAAGAAGAAGCGGAAATGGAATTTGTATAAAGGAAGAGAGTAGAACGGAGATGCGTGTGGGTGCCGGATAGGGTAGGTTAGTTTGGGGTAGGTAAGCGGGCGAAAAGGAGATGGTGGTGATTCAGAGAGAGTGGGGTCCAACCTACTTCGCCCGCTTCTTTCCAATTCTTTGACGCacagaaatatataataaataaataaaacttaacaAGGAAGGAATAATTCtaaaccaaaaatatataaaattaagaaaGAAACCGGAAATAACTTATTTATTAAATAGTAtaaaatttaattcttatttaaatgaaatgaaactttaaaaatagaaatctataaattaaatatcaaataAATAATTACCTTAcaagtattattagttgaacttaataaaaaataaatttaaactcatttacacttaaaaaaaaaatactagtcAAATTCAGCAAGAACATTATTATTCtcataatttatattaattttttatttactcataaaaattatattattttaaacatatatatatatatatataatatgtatgaatatatttttttgtttgatgtttattattttttataaaaaatataattcatattattataaaataataaaatatcctACGACCTCTACTGACGACCACCACCGTTGGTCGTCGCATCTCTGTCGGAAGcttgtagcaaccaacaaccacCACTGTTGACCTCCACCATCGGCCACCAACAATCGACAACGATGACAATCGCCGACAACGACCGATGGCAGCGAGCAACAACCAATGACGATCGGAGATGGCCGACGACAAACGATGACCACAATGAATTAGAggtatattcgacatttaaattttgattaaacgaTGACCTCAT contains:
- the LOC122009514 gene encoding uncharacterized protein LOC122009514, whose protein sequence is MKPLGCLGIGLSIVSGCLLLALVAELYYFFWWKKRRSNVDIERSFSIPGKELPYLFCWKKPSFLIPAALNSDGICTGADHSDDGHGQPKPLEDDAELMCLAGYQRSLFTIEEETQDDLESCGSKKGPIRKSLRDLLQSNETPTATPLSSPALTPMACQKKTMLHSQPEASSSPPPTFKFLRDAEEKLYRKTLVEEALKVQISCRQMENRDRGQQSSQVKMNIN
- the LOC122009515 gene encoding uncharacterized protein LOC122009515, with the translated sequence MSKPQAVEIGIPMNGIGNGAPAPEPPNEPPQRRQHAGWERNDRNVVLLVATLITTLTYQLGTNLPSGYYQEDGAGYQAGDSILRHKHHHRYWLFMTGSWTGFGSSMLMTLALLTGAPTGSRLIRWPFAVAYSSLVLTFISSQPKTKLSLDILLWIFVLFILWAAVSFEQREMSIPEALGALKGFVGRRFCR
- the LOC122009516 gene encoding uncharacterized protein LOC122009516, producing MALAFLPAALRAVLLLRRRPLLLYAVAWSALLTATVAIASFSPELAFVWAAMPSSSFSRACAGGSAPMVRVPTEGPREVVCVPAGLFRRSAMDMVVPPLFAALVVGGSTCFVRAVGLWEYEEDSVDS